From a single Gemmatimonadota bacterium genomic region:
- the ppsA gene encoding phosphoenolpyruvate synthase has product MNDTAVVGGKAASLGEMYTALVAKGLRVPNGFATTVAAYRRFLDAPMPRGTWDAVPEVEHVGRPRLEAQRAGTLREALGLLFHDAPTDDHLAMHGRTELARAFVRATPLPEEVRQAIGDGYQRLIDEYGPDVDVAVRSSATREDSTMASFAGQYESFLNIRGMQPVLDAWKGCAASAFTERAVGYQLSKGMDPLEGALSVVIMKMVRSDLASSGVMFTIDPDSGNPNIIHVSSTYGLGELVVQGSVSPDTVLLWKDALRKNRFPIVHRTLGAKDRKMVYSMQGGTATESVDVEASRRRQWSLRREEVVELGRMALLIEEHYGRPMDIEWAKDGYTGELFIVQARPETVHGENGRSRLRTYKMDAALVRSLKSHGKVLATGSAVGTRIASGKVRVYKSYEEVIVRKRALRNQIKDGRALSEIPPEQHVFDPGDVLVTEMTTPDWEPLMKEASLIVTEKGGRTSHAAIVAREFGIPAIVGCEDATKLLQPLMTVTGSCAEGETGYVYEGSHPFTVEEVDIGDIGELDTQVKLNVGFPDKALHDAMLPSDGVGLARLEFILTAQVGIHPLALLYFEELRDYAGGGSLAPELEPYRERLEREGRKELRALVGAIERRTPGYADRREFFVDQVRYGVALICAAFYPRPVLVRLSDLKSNEYRDLLGGRLFEPVEENPMIAWRGASRYLDPAFTPAFDMECDALRFVRQQIGLDNLQLMVPFCRSPEEGKAVVQLLDERGLSYRAGVPLFLMIELPSNVIEAERFIDEMQLAGGSVGSNDLVQTVYAVSRDDLEHYRHPVDARSPAVKSMIRSAVGAFQARGLEIGICGQAPSDYPDEIPAFLVETGITSMSVTPDTLIRVRVAVANAEKRAREDA; this is encoded by the coding sequence ATGAACGACACCGCAGTGGTGGGGGGAAAGGCCGCATCGCTCGGCGAGATGTACACGGCGCTGGTGGCGAAGGGGCTCCGGGTACCCAACGGATTCGCAACCACGGTGGCGGCCTACCGCCGCTTCCTGGACGCTCCCATGCCTCGAGGGACCTGGGACGCGGTGCCCGAGGTGGAGCATGTAGGCCGCCCGCGCCTGGAAGCGCAGCGCGCGGGTACGCTGCGCGAGGCCCTCGGCTTGCTGTTCCACGATGCACCGACGGACGATCACCTGGCCATGCACGGCCGCACGGAGTTGGCCCGTGCCTTCGTGCGGGCTACGCCTCTACCGGAAGAGGTGCGCCAGGCCATCGGAGACGGCTACCAACGGCTGATCGACGAGTACGGCCCGGATGTGGATGTGGCCGTGCGCTCTTCGGCCACGCGTGAAGACTCGACCATGGCCTCCTTCGCCGGCCAATACGAATCGTTCCTCAACATCCGCGGCATGCAGCCGGTGCTGGACGCCTGGAAGGGCTGCGCCGCCAGCGCCTTCACGGAGCGGGCCGTGGGCTACCAGCTCTCCAAAGGCATGGACCCGCTCGAGGGCGCCCTCTCCGTCGTGATCATGAAGATGGTCCGCTCGGACCTGGCTTCTTCCGGCGTGATGTTCACGATCGATCCCGACTCGGGGAATCCGAACATCATCCATGTCAGCTCCACCTACGGCTTGGGAGAGCTGGTCGTGCAGGGCAGCGTGTCGCCGGACACCGTGCTGCTTTGGAAGGACGCGCTGCGCAAGAACCGTTTCCCCATCGTGCACCGCACCCTGGGGGCCAAGGACCGCAAGATGGTCTACTCGATGCAGGGGGGCACGGCCACCGAAAGCGTCGACGTCGAGGCCAGCCGCCGGCGTCAGTGGTCGCTCCGCCGCGAGGAGGTCGTGGAGCTGGGGCGCATGGCCCTGCTGATCGAGGAGCACTATGGGCGGCCCATGGATATCGAATGGGCCAAGGACGGCTACACGGGCGAGCTGTTCATCGTGCAGGCCCGACCCGAGACCGTGCACGGCGAGAACGGGCGGAGCCGGCTGCGCACCTACAAGATGGATGCGGCGCTGGTGCGCTCCCTCAAGAGCCACGGCAAGGTGCTGGCGACCGGAAGCGCCGTGGGCACCCGGATCGCATCCGGCAAGGTGCGCGTCTACAAGAGCTACGAGGAGGTCATCGTCCGCAAGCGTGCTCTCCGCAATCAGATCAAGGACGGTCGCGCGCTGTCGGAGATCCCGCCCGAGCAACATGTGTTCGATCCCGGGGACGTTCTGGTCACCGAGATGACCACGCCGGATTGGGAACCTCTGATGAAGGAGGCCTCCCTCATCGTCACTGAAAAGGGTGGGCGAACCTCGCACGCGGCCATCGTGGCCCGTGAGTTCGGGATCCCTGCCATCGTCGGCTGCGAGGACGCCACCAAGCTCCTGCAGCCCTTGATGACGGTGACCGGCTCCTGCGCGGAGGGAGAGACGGGCTATGTGTACGAGGGAAGTCACCCCTTCACGGTCGAAGAAGTGGACATCGGCGACATCGGAGAGCTCGACACCCAGGTCAAGCTCAACGTGGGCTTTCCGGACAAGGCGCTGCACGATGCCATGCTGCCCTCCGACGGCGTGGGTCTGGCACGCCTCGAGTTCATCCTGACCGCACAGGTGGGTATCCACCCGCTGGCGCTGCTGTACTTCGAGGAGCTGCGCGACTATGCGGGAGGGGGAAGCCTGGCGCCCGAGCTGGAGCCCTACCGCGAACGGTTGGAACGGGAAGGCAGGAAGGAGCTGCGCGCTCTGGTGGGAGCCATCGAGCGGCGTACCCCGGGCTATGCCGACCGGCGCGAGTTCTTCGTGGACCAGGTCCGCTACGGTGTGGCCTTGATCTGCGCGGCCTTCTATCCACGTCCCGTGCTGGTCCGACTCTCCGATCTCAAGTCGAACGAGTACCGCGACCTCCTGGGGGGCCGCCTGTTCGAGCCGGTCGAAGAGAATCCCATGATCGCCTGGCGAGGTGCGTCACGATACCTGGATCCCGCCTTTACTCCGGCATTCGACATGGAGTGTGACGCCCTCCGCTTCGTCCGCCAACAGATCGGGCTCGACAACCTGCAACTGATGGTGCCCTTCTGCCGCTCTCCCGAGGAGGGCAAGGCCGTGGTCCAGCTGCTGGACGAACGCGGCCTCTCCTATCGGGCCGGCGTGCCCCTGTTCCTGATGATCGAGCTCCCGTCCAACGTCATCGAGGCGGAGCGCTTCATCGACGAGATGCAGCTCGCCGGCGGTTCGGTGGGATCGAACGACCTGGTCCAGACCGTGTACGCGGTGTCACGCGACGACCTCGAGCACTACCGGCACCCGGTCGACGCCCGCTCGCCGGCCGTGAAGTCCATGATCCGGAGCGCGGTGGGGGCTTTCCAGGCGCGCGGCCTGGAGATCGGCATCTGCGGCCAGGCTCCGTCGGACTACCCGGACGAGATCCCGGCCTTCCTGGTGGAGACTGGGATCACCTCGATGTCCGTGACTCCGGACACACTGATCCGGGTGCGCGTGGCGGTGGCCAACGCAGAGAAGCGAGCACGGGAGGACGCCTAG
- the tkt gene encoding transketolase, translating to MSQQPASRPAPDLERLMIDAVRVLSMDAVQRANSGHPGTPMALAPLGYLTWTRHLKHNPGNPAWLDRDRFVLSCGHASMLLYSLLHLTGYGLSLEDLKHFRQWGSLTPGHPEYRHTAGVETTTGPLGQGVSNSVGMALAERWLAARFNRPGHTIIDHRTWVFCSDGDLMEGISHEAGAIAGHQELGKLIWIFDDNGITIDGSTTLASRTDQLARFAAYGWHVQRVEDGNDLAAIDAALTAAANETSRPSLIALQTVIGFGSPHLAGSEQTHGAPLGEAEIAATKANLEYPSTEPFWVDPGARAEWRKTAERGRAAEADWSARFERYRAEHPELAAELESLMAGELPAGWDAELEGLGTSAKPDATRNHSGRIIQGLAARIPNLVGGSADLAGSNKTTIKDTQPLLPASPAGRNVHYGVREHAMGGIMNGMALHGGLRPFGGTFLIFSDYMRPSIRLAALMELPVVYVFSHDSIGLGEDGPTHQPIEQLVALRSIPELVDLRPCDGPETLEAWRVAVERKGPTFLALTRQSVPILDRAVEGGAAAGLRRGAYILVEASGGTPDALVIASGSEVGLAIEARAQLEREGIPTRVVSMPSWRLFAEQSADYRESVLPSAVRARVSVEAGTTLAWERWVGPEGASIGIDHFGASAPADELYRRFGVTAEAVVEAARARVSLQRSA from the coding sequence ATGAGCCAGCAGCCCGCGTCCCGTCCCGCCCCCGACCTCGAACGACTGATGATCGACGCGGTGCGCGTCCTCTCGATGGATGCGGTGCAACGCGCCAACTCCGGGCATCCGGGGACGCCCATGGCCCTGGCACCGCTGGGCTACCTGACCTGGACGCGGCACCTGAAGCACAATCCAGGGAACCCCGCCTGGCTCGACCGCGATCGTTTCGTGCTCTCCTGTGGTCACGCTTCCATGCTCCTGTATTCGCTGCTTCACCTGACCGGATACGGCCTGTCCCTGGAGGACCTGAAGCACTTCCGGCAGTGGGGATCGCTCACCCCCGGCCACCCCGAGTACCGGCACACCGCCGGCGTCGAGACCACGACCGGTCCCTTGGGGCAGGGAGTCTCGAACTCGGTGGGGATGGCTCTGGCGGAGCGGTGGCTGGCCGCACGCTTCAACCGACCGGGCCACACGATCATCGACCACCGCACCTGGGTCTTCTGCTCCGACGGCGACTTGATGGAGGGCATCTCCCACGAAGCCGGCGCCATCGCGGGTCACCAGGAGCTGGGCAAGCTGATCTGGATCTTCGACGACAACGGCATCACCATCGACGGCTCCACCACGTTGGCCAGTCGCACCGATCAACTGGCTCGTTTCGCCGCATACGGGTGGCACGTGCAGCGGGTCGAGGACGGGAACGATCTGGCGGCCATCGACGCGGCGCTGACCGCGGCCGCCAACGAAACCAGTCGGCCTTCCCTGATCGCGCTCCAGACGGTGATCGGATTCGGCAGCCCCCACCTGGCCGGCTCCGAGCAGACGCACGGCGCGCCGTTGGGCGAGGCCGAGATCGCCGCCACCAAGGCCAACCTCGAGTATCCCAGCACCGAGCCGTTCTGGGTCGATCCAGGAGCCCGTGCCGAATGGCGCAAGACCGCGGAGCGCGGCCGCGCGGCCGAGGCGGACTGGAGCGCTCGCTTCGAGCGCTACCGCGCCGAGCATCCGGAGCTCGCCGCCGAGCTCGAATCCTTGATGGCTGGTGAGTTACCCGCCGGCTGGGACGCCGAGCTCGAAGGGTTGGGCACTTCGGCCAAGCCGGACGCCACCCGCAACCACTCGGGTCGCATCATCCAGGGCCTTGCGGCCCGCATCCCCAATCTCGTGGGCGGCTCCGCCGACCTGGCCGGCTCCAACAAGACGACCATCAAGGATACGCAACCGCTGCTGCCGGCTTCTCCCGCTGGACGGAACGTCCACTATGGCGTCCGCGAGCACGCTATGGGCGGCATCATGAACGGCATGGCCCTGCATGGCGGCCTCAGGCCGTTCGGGGGCACGTTCCTGATCTTCTCCGACTACATGCGGCCGTCCATCCGCCTGGCCGCGCTCATGGAGCTTCCGGTCGTCTACGTCTTCTCGCACGACTCCATCGGGCTCGGCGAAGACGGTCCCACGCACCAACCCATCGAACAGCTCGTGGCTCTGCGGTCGATTCCGGAACTGGTGGACCTGCGCCCCTGCGACGGGCCGGAGACGCTGGAAGCGTGGCGGGTCGCCGTGGAGCGAAAGGGTCCCACCTTCCTGGCGCTGACCCGGCAGAGCGTTCCCATCCTGGATCGGGCAGTCGAGGGGGGCGCGGCAGCAGGGCTTCGGCGGGGCGCGTACATCCTGGTCGAGGCCTCCGGAGGCACCCCGGACGCACTCGTCATCGCCAGCGGCTCGGAGGTCGGTCTGGCGATCGAGGCCCGCGCCCAGCTCGAGCGGGAGGGGATCCCCACCCGCGTGGTCTCCATGCCCAGTTGGCGCCTCTTCGCGGAGCAAAGCGCCGACTATCGGGAATCGGTCCTGCCCTCCGCAGTGCGTGCACGAGTATCGGTGGAGGCCGGGACCACGCTGGCCTGGGAGCGCTGGGTCGGCCCGGAAGGCGCCAGCATCGGCATCGACCACTTCGGCGCCTCCGCACCGGCAGACGAGCTTTACCGCCGATTCGGGGTGACGGCCGAGGCGGTGGTGGAGGCGGCTCGGGCCCGGGTGAGCCTCCAGCGGTCCGCCTAG
- a CDS encoding DUF4173 domain-containing protein gives MANVAGPGTHPWPSPRSRPSFREAARLARSALALGVLADLLLRSQAPGLNVLLWLLAWALAARLEARAGTAPPAPLWPLLLVVGAGLGVMWRDSDFLRLAYLGLIAGGMALAVSGAGTGRPLASGSAALLGAVRRLTRASAAGAFPMLPVLWQGGREASGRTPPAVRARRASVLRGILLGLPLVAVFGLLLASGDPVFNYYVQGLFTWDLDALLRRGWIITVFGWLAAGTLMALWSSRQEGPPPEPATPRLGGTEIVVALSLLQLLFAAFLAVQASALFGGADYVLHTLDLTYSAYARSGFFQLVAVVALCVPLLVAADWVAGARAPDRRSRVHTLSALLLASAGVMLVSAFARMRLYQSFFGLTELRFYTQVFMAWLALVLVWTGLTIARGRRSAFLPVCAWSALVLLGAVTVANPDAVLVRANARRGPGSVQGLAISSDPTGFDVDYAASLSADAVPALLSVLPSLPPDQACVVRTRLQERWGHAATDGWRGWNWSRWRARQHLGAVRGAWGTPDCATGPGSDGDGRPNPPPTRLAPVP, from the coding sequence ATGGCGAACGTCGCTGGCCCTGGTACCCACCCCTGGCCGTCCCCCCGATCCCGTCCCTCGTTCCGGGAGGCGGCGCGGCTGGCCCGCTCAGCGCTGGCGCTGGGCGTGCTGGCCGACCTCCTTCTCCGCTCGCAAGCGCCCGGCCTGAATGTGCTGCTGTGGTTGCTGGCGTGGGCGCTGGCCGCCCGCCTGGAGGCGCGCGCGGGCACCGCCCCACCGGCGCCTCTGTGGCCGCTGCTTCTCGTGGTCGGCGCGGGGCTGGGCGTGATGTGGCGGGATTCAGACTTCCTCCGCCTCGCCTATCTGGGCCTGATCGCCGGCGGCATGGCACTGGCGGTGTCCGGTGCCGGGACCGGCCGACCCTTGGCGAGCGGCTCGGCCGCGCTCCTGGGCGCAGTCCGCCGCCTGACGAGGGCGAGTGCGGCCGGGGCGTTCCCCATGCTTCCTGTGCTGTGGCAGGGAGGTCGCGAGGCGAGCGGTCGGACCCCCCCAGCCGTCCGCGCCCGACGCGCCTCCGTGTTGCGTGGGATCCTGCTCGGGCTTCCTCTGGTGGCGGTGTTCGGTCTTCTCCTCGCTTCCGGAGATCCCGTCTTCAACTACTACGTCCAGGGGCTGTTCACCTGGGATCTCGATGCGCTGCTGCGCCGGGGCTGGATCATCACCGTGTTCGGTTGGCTGGCCGCCGGGACCCTGATGGCGCTCTGGTCGTCCCGGCAGGAGGGGCCGCCGCCCGAGCCCGCGACGCCCCGGCTGGGCGGCACGGAGATCGTGGTGGCGCTGTCGCTGCTCCAGCTGCTGTTCGCCGCCTTCCTGGCAGTACAGGCGAGCGCGCTGTTCGGTGGCGCCGACTACGTGCTCCACACGCTGGATCTCACCTACTCGGCGTACGCACGGAGCGGATTCTTCCAGCTGGTCGCGGTCGTGGCTCTGTGCGTGCCCCTGCTGGTCGCCGCGGATTGGGTGGCCGGGGCGAGGGCGCCGGACCGCCGCAGTCGGGTGCACACGCTCTCTGCACTGCTGCTCGCCTCCGCAGGCGTGATGCTGGTCTCGGCGTTCGCGCGGATGCGATTGTACCAGAGCTTCTTCGGTCTCACGGAACTGCGGTTCTACACGCAGGTGTTCATGGCGTGGCTGGCGCTCGTGCTCGTGTGGACGGGTCTTACGATCGCGCGAGGCCGTCGCTCTGCGTTCCTGCCCGTGTGCGCGTGGAGCGCCCTCGTATTGCTCGGCGCCGTGACGGTTGCCAATCCCGATGCGGTCCTCGTGCGTGCGAACGCCCGACGCGGCCCGGGCAGCGTCCAGGGCCTCGCGATCTCGTCAGACCCCACCGGCTTCGACGTCGACTACGCCGCGTCGCTCAGCGCCGATGCCGTCCCGGCGCTCCTGTCTGTCCTCCCGTCGCTCCCTCCCGACCAGGCCTGCGTTGTGAGGACGCGCCTGCAGGAGCGCTGGGGCCACGCCGCCACCGACGGGTGGCGCGGCTGGAACTGGTCCCGCTGGCGCGCGCGGCAACACCTGGGAGCGGTACGCGGTGCGTGGGGAACGCCGGACTGCGCGACCGGACCGGGCTCGGACGGCGATGGGAGACCGAACCCTCCCCCCACCCGGCTCGCGCCCGTACCTTAG
- a CDS encoding glycine betaine ABC transporter substrate-binding protein, with amino-acid sequence MSPRRAALTALLALALTPLRAVDLQGQESTITIASKNFTESAVLAEIMAQLLRARTDLQVVHRSGLGGTLVCFQALRSGEVDLYPEYTGTGWSIILERQERISDRLRTFLEVQEAFADRYQLTWLSPFGLNNTYALAMSPARADELGVQRISDLARVGDRVAAGFSIEFMSRQDGWLGLAPFYGLELSSARSLEHGLAYEAIRTGAVDLIDAYSTDGKLLRYDLRVLEDDRGFFPPYNAAPLIRAATLERHPEIRGVLDLLAFRLPNDRIMALNDAVEAEGADAADVAREFLEEEGLLDATAASEEARQSRSEGSFLQFFFSRWRETGRLSLEHLQLTLISVLLATLLAVPLGIWITRHPLSQRLSLGAAGAVQTVPSLALLAFMIAVPGLGLSARSAIVALFLYSVLPILRNTFTGIRDVNPVLVDAARGLGLTERQILLRIRLPIATRTILAGIRTATVISIGVATLAAFIGAGGLGEPIVTGLYLNDTRLILAGALPAAVLALLADALLGRLERYLTPRGLEAAA; translated from the coding sequence GCTTCGCGCGGTGGATCTGCAGGGCCAGGAATCCACGATTACGATCGCGAGCAAGAACTTCACGGAATCGGCGGTGCTCGCGGAGATCATGGCGCAGCTGCTGCGGGCCCGCACGGACCTGCAGGTCGTGCACCGCAGCGGCCTCGGTGGCACGCTCGTGTGCTTCCAGGCGCTGCGCAGTGGAGAAGTGGATCTCTATCCCGAGTACACCGGGACCGGATGGTCGATCATCCTCGAGCGCCAGGAGCGGATCTCCGACCGCCTCCGCACTTTCCTCGAGGTCCAAGAGGCCTTCGCCGACCGCTACCAACTCACCTGGTTGTCCCCTTTCGGGCTGAACAACACCTACGCCCTGGCCATGTCTCCTGCGCGTGCCGACGAGCTCGGGGTACAGCGCATCTCGGATCTGGCGCGTGTCGGTGACCGAGTCGCAGCGGGGTTCAGCATCGAGTTCATGAGCCGTCAGGATGGGTGGCTGGGTCTGGCCCCGTTCTACGGTCTCGAGTTGAGCAGTGCCCGCTCCCTGGAGCATGGCCTCGCCTATGAGGCGATCCGAACTGGAGCGGTCGACCTGATCGACGCGTACAGCACCGACGGGAAGCTCCTGCGATACGATCTCCGAGTGCTGGAGGACGATCGCGGCTTTTTTCCGCCGTACAACGCGGCGCCGCTGATTCGCGCGGCTACCCTCGAGCGACATCCCGAGATTCGGGGCGTGCTGGATCTGCTGGCATTCAGGCTCCCCAACGACCGCATCATGGCGTTGAACGACGCCGTCGAAGCGGAGGGTGCGGACGCTGCCGACGTCGCGCGGGAGTTCCTCGAAGAGGAGGGCCTTCTCGATGCGACGGCCGCCTCCGAGGAAGCCCGACAGTCACGCTCTGAGGGGAGCTTCCTGCAGTTCTTCTTCTCCCGCTGGCGGGAGACTGGACGCCTGAGCCTCGAGCACCTTCAGCTCACGCTGATCTCCGTTCTGCTGGCGACCCTCCTGGCGGTGCCGCTGGGGATCTGGATCACCCGCCACCCGCTCAGCCAGCGTCTCAGCCTCGGCGCGGCCGGGGCCGTCCAGACCGTCCCGAGCCTGGCGCTGCTCGCCTTCATGATCGCGGTGCCAGGCCTGGGCCTCTCGGCTCGCTCGGCGATCGTGGCGCTGTTCCTGTATTCGGTGCTCCCCATCCTGCGGAACACCTTCACCGGAATTCGGGACGTGAACCCCGTGCTGGTCGACGCGGCGCGCGGCCTGGGACTCACGGAGCGGCAGATCCTGCTCCGGATCCGACTGCCCATCGCCACCCGCACCATCCTGGCGGGCATCCGCACCGCGACCGTGATCAGCATCGGAGTCGCGACGCTGGCGGCGTTCATCGGTGCAGGCGGCCTCGGTGAGCCCATCGTCACCGGCCTCTATCTCAACGACACCCGGCTGATCCTGGCGGGCGCACTCCCGGCCGCCGTGCTGGCCCTGCTTGCGGATGCGCTGTTGGGCCGGCTCGAGCGCTACCTCACACCGCGGGGGTTGGAAGCCGCGGCATAG